In Bythopirellula goksoeyrii, a single window of DNA contains:
- a CDS encoding PEP-CTERM sorting domain-containing protein produces the protein MNTFFYWSYLMIEVQQSKKRCLGVLAATLATCSLVATSLHAGTIPSGAQTLPIGQSVKLNLLTSGEIPGVVVGDKLFKEFIYSWTNNMPAPENVNVTAIIDSDDNFGIRFQGSFSDLPGDLVASDASLSFSVHVVHEPTNGNSEAENGYGSTRFLISDAHLKSAVFLDEGTPGSFGSVDESFLGNVPQIPQTLHVFNSTLGQGGKKSEDGVIFDNTYEWLHVQKDIYAFAAEGANAPVRMTIIDQTFSQVEIPEPSSATILMMLGSVAVMGFSRRSL, from the coding sequence ATGAATACCTTTTTTTACTGGAGTTACCTCATGATCGAAGTTCAGCAATCTAAGAAACGCTGCCTGGGAGTACTGGCAGCAACACTTGCGACTTGTTCTCTTGTCGCAACCAGCCTGCACGCAGGTACCATCCCGTCGGGGGCACAAACTCTCCCTATTGGGCAATCTGTGAAGCTCAATCTACTAACCTCAGGTGAAATACCTGGCGTTGTGGTGGGCGACAAATTGTTCAAGGAGTTTATCTATTCCTGGACAAATAACATGCCGGCGCCTGAGAACGTCAACGTGACGGCCATCATTGATAGCGACGACAATTTTGGCATCCGTTTCCAAGGTTCCTTCAGCGATCTGCCTGGAGACCTTGTGGCATCGGATGCGTCGTTGTCGTTCTCGGTGCATGTAGTTCACGAGCCTACCAATGGCAATTCTGAAGCGGAGAATGGATATGGGTCGACGCGATTCCTCATCTCTGACGCTCACTTGAAAAGTGCTGTTTTCTTGGATGAAGGCACTCCAGGCTCCTTTGGTTCTGTCGACGAAAGTTTCCTCGGCAATGTTCCTCAGATTCCACAAACATTGCATGTGTTCAATTCAACACTTGGCCAGGGTGGGAAAAAGTCTGAAGACGGAGTGATCTTTGACAATACCTACGAATGGCTACACGTGCAAAAGGACATTTATGCATTCGCGGCTGAAGGAGCAAATGCTCCTGTGAGAATGACGATCATCGATCAGACTTTCTCGCAAGTAGAAATTCCTGAACCTTCCTCTGCAACCATCCTCATGATGTTGGGTAGCGTTGCTGTCATGGGTTTCAGCCGACGATCGTTGTAG